The following coding sequences lie in one Lolium perenne isolate Kyuss_39 chromosome 2, Kyuss_2.0, whole genome shotgun sequence genomic window:
- the LOC127331413 gene encoding nicotianamine synthase 9, protein MGMEGCNKVMEEEVLVKKITELAAAIGELPSLVPSPEVNALFSELVVACIPPSTVDVDLLGPEVQDMRARLIRLCSAAEGHLEAHYSDLLATHDNPLDHLSSFPYFNNYIKLSQLEHSLLARHIPGPPPSRVAFLGSGPLPLSSLVLAARHLPAASFDNYDISFDANERARRLVRADADAGARMAFVTADVADVTDELAGYDVVFLAALVGMAVEEKAALVAHLGRHMAPGAALVVRSAHGARGFLYPVVDPEEIRRGGFEVLTVHHPQDEVINSVIIARKEAAPPALAADADAPVINGSLKAQCAVAVSRPCLGCTCEMEARAHQKMKEMAMEEMEA, encoded by the coding sequence ATGGGCATGGAGGGTTGCAACAAAGTGATGGAGGAGgaggtcctcgtgaagaagatcACCGAGCTGGCGGCGGCCATCGGCGAGCTTCCGTCGCTGGTCCCCTCGCCGGAGGTGAACGCGCTCTTCTCGGAACTGGTGGTGGCGTGCATCCCGCCCAGCACCGTCGACGTGGACCTGCTGGGCCCGGAGGTGCAGGACATGCGCGCACGGCTGATCCGCCTCTGCTCCGCCGCCGAGGGCCACCTGGAGGCGCACTACTCCGACCTCCTCGCCACCCACGACAACCCGCTCGACCACCTCTCCTCTTTCCCCTACTTCAACAACTACATCAAGCTCAGCCAGCTCGAGCACAGCCTCCTCGCCCGCCACATCCCGGGCCCGCCCCCGTCCCGCGTCGCCTTCCTCGGCTCCGGCCCGCTCCCGCTCAGCTCCCTCGTTCTGGCCGCGCGACACCTCCCCGCCGCGTCCTTCGACAACTACGACATCTCCTTCGACGCCAACGAGCGTGCCAGGCGGCTGGTGCGCGCCGACGCCGACGCTGGCGCGCGCATGGCCTTCGTCACGGCGGACGTGGCCGACGTGACGGACGAGCTGGCGGGGTACGACGTGGTGTTCCTGGCGGCGCTGGTGGGCATGGCGgtggaggagaaggccgcgctggTGGCGCACCTCGGGAGGCACATGGCGCCCGGCGCGGCGCTGGTGGTGCGGAGCGCGCACGGCGCGCGCGGGTTCCTGTACCCGGTGGTGGACCCCGAGGAGATCCGGCGAGGCGGGTTCGAGGTCCTAACCGTGCACCACCCGCAGGACGAGGTGATCAACTCCGTCATCATCGCGCGCAAGGAGGCGGCGCCACCTGCCCTCGCCGCCGACGCGGACGCGCCGGTGATCAACGGCAGCTTGAAGGCCCAGTGCGCGGTGGCGGTCAGCCGGCCATGCCTTGGCTGCACCTGCGAGATGGAGGCGAGGGCGCACCAGAAGATGAAGGAGATGGCCATGGAAGAGATGGAGGCGTAG